The Candidatus Nanopelagicus abundans genome includes a region encoding these proteins:
- a CDS encoding Ppx/GppA phosphatase family protein gives MRLGVLDVGSNTVHLQIVDTSPGARPNPTFNYKEELKLTQYISEDNLVSDEGIEKLRSSIKRAIEQSASVQTQELLPFATSALREASNGEEIINSINKDFKIDLQVLSGEEEAKLTFLAARRWFGWSSGRLLVIDIGGGSLEMAVGVDESPEIATSLPLGAARLTKDFLRGDPYTDKSIRALRDHIENKLEQILPSLVKHQDTDRAIATSKTLRTLARLSGDWFDGSGKNITVESVRKISAKLSEMDESTRAKLPGVSENRASQIVAGAFVAESVMRNLDIKELEICPWALREGVVLKWMDWMEA, from the coding sequence ATGCGCCTTGGTGTACTAGATGTCGGATCAAATACTGTGCACTTACAAATTGTTGATACATCCCCTGGAGCTAGGCCAAACCCAACCTTTAACTACAAAGAAGAACTCAAATTAACTCAGTACATTTCTGAAGATAATTTAGTCTCTGATGAAGGTATTGAAAAGTTACGAAGTAGCATTAAAAGAGCTATCGAGCAATCAGCCTCTGTTCAAACTCAAGAACTTCTACCATTTGCAACATCAGCTCTTAGAGAAGCAAGTAATGGCGAGGAAATAATTAATTCCATTAATAAGGATTTTAAAATAGATTTACAAGTTTTATCAGGTGAAGAAGAAGCTAAGTTAACTTTTCTAGCAGCAAGGCGCTGGTTTGGTTGGTCTAGTGGGCGACTATTAGTAATTGATATTGGTGGTGGCTCACTTGAAATGGCAGTTGGAGTTGATGAATCTCCTGAGATTGCTACCTCACTACCACTAGGGGCTGCTCGGTTAACCAAAGATTTTCTAAGAGGTGATCCATATACTGATAAAAGCATAAGAGCTTTGCGTGATCATATTGAAAATAAATTAGAACAGATACTTCCCTCATTAGTTAAACATCAAGATACTGACCGCGCTATTGCAACAAGTAAAACCCTTAGAACTTTAGCTCGCCTATCTGGTGATTGGTTTGATGGTTCTGGAAAAAATATTACGGTTGAATCTGTTAGAAAAATATCGGCCAAACTTTCAGAAATGGATGAATCTACGAGAGCAAAATTACCCGGGGTATCTGAAAATAGAGCTTCACAAATTGTTGCTGGAGCATTTGTTGCTGAGAGCGTGATGAGAAATCTTGATATTAAAGAATTAGAGATATGCCCTTGGGCTCTTAGAGAAGGTGTTGTCCTTAAATGGATGGATTGGATGGAAGCTTAA
- a CDS encoding GMC family oxidoreductase — translation MKSNDFDVVIIGSGFGGSVAALRLTEKGYKVAVLEAGRRFSDKDFPKTSWRLSRFLYLPRLGLRGIQRIHVLPDVLVLAGAGVGGGSLVYANTLYKPPASYFEDKQWKHITDWDAELTPWYDQASRMLGVAQNPYFSPSDKAMKEVADQMGVGHTFKLAPLGVYFGDGAGLKSKDPFFGGVGPDRSGCLQCGACMTGCRHNAKNTLPKNYLGLAEKAGAKVFPEHTVIKTEQLSDGSWKITARKSSAWFGGKRSFTASHVVVAAGTYNTQKLLHKMKLDQVLPKISDQLGKLSRTNSEALTGSIMPKGGTDFSKGSAITSSFFPDDHTHVEPVRYGKGSNFMGMLQTVMTDGVNIKDRRKQWLRQIITKPSLVLKIMDVRQWSERTVVALIMQNVDSAISVQAKRGIFGYRLTSKNDSLTPNATYIPAANEVARRVAENNGGIAGGHIGDLVNAPFTAHFVGGCVIGDSTATGVIDPYHRVYNYPSMHVVDGASVTANLGVNPSLTITAQAERAFSMWPNKGEIDMRPAQNSPYKKVNAVMPITPFVPKGAVGELRVS, via the coding sequence ATGAAATCTAACGACTTTGATGTTGTCATAATTGGTTCAGGATTTGGTGGCTCAGTTGCAGCCCTAAGGCTGACTGAAAAAGGTTACAAAGTCGCTGTCTTAGAAGCAGGGCGAAGGTTCTCTGATAAAGATTTTCCTAAAACTTCTTGGCGATTATCTAGATTTTTATATCTACCTCGTCTTGGCCTGCGTGGTATTCAGCGAATACATGTATTACCTGATGTTTTAGTTTTAGCTGGCGCAGGTGTTGGTGGCGGTTCACTTGTTTATGCAAATACTTTATATAAACCACCAGCCTCCTACTTTGAAGATAAACAATGGAAGCACATCACAGATTGGGATGCTGAGTTAACTCCTTGGTATGACCAGGCATCTCGGATGTTAGGTGTTGCGCAAAATCCATACTTTTCACCATCAGATAAAGCGATGAAAGAAGTGGCAGATCAAATGGGAGTTGGCCACACATTTAAATTAGCTCCTCTTGGTGTTTATTTTGGCGATGGTGCTGGTTTGAAATCTAAAGATCCTTTTTTTGGTGGAGTTGGCCCAGATAGAAGTGGTTGCTTGCAATGCGGTGCATGTATGACTGGATGCAGACATAATGCAAAAAACACATTACCTAAAAATTACTTAGGACTTGCTGAAAAAGCAGGGGCTAAAGTATTTCCAGAACATACTGTTATTAAGACAGAACAATTATCTGATGGTAGCTGGAAGATTACTGCTCGTAAAAGCTCTGCCTGGTTTGGGGGCAAGCGAAGTTTTACCGCTTCCCACGTTGTAGTTGCCGCTGGCACATATAACACTCAGAAGTTATTACATAAAATGAAACTAGATCAGGTACTACCAAAGATAAGTGATCAGTTAGGTAAATTATCTAGAACAAATAGTGAAGCACTAACTGGCAGCATTATGCCTAAGGGTGGTACTGACTTTAGTAAGGGTTCAGCGATTACCTCTTCATTTTTTCCAGATGATCACACCCATGTTGAGCCAGTTAGATACGGCAAAGGCAGCAATTTTATGGGAATGCTGCAGACAGTAATGACAGATGGTGTAAATATTAAAGATCGCAGAAAACAATGGCTTCGACAGATTATTACTAAACCATCACTCGTTTTAAAGATTATGGATGTCAGGCAGTGGAGTGAGCGAACAGTTGTTGCATTAATTATGCAAAATGTTGATTCAGCAATTAGTGTGCAAGCAAAGCGTGGCATATTTGGTTACCGCCTAACATCAAAGAATGATTCCTTAACGCCGAATGCCACATATATCCCGGCTGCTAATGAGGTTGCTCGTCGAGTAGCAGAAAATAATGGCGGCATCGCTGGTGGTCATATTGGCGACTTAGTTAATGCACCATTTACTGCTCACTTTGTTGGTGGTTGCGTAATTGGTGATTCAACCGCAACTGGTGTGATTGATCCATACCATCGTGTTTATAACTACCCAAGTATGCATGTTGTCGATGGTGCATCCGTTACGGCAAATCTTGGTGTTAATCCATCACTGACTATTACTGCCCAAGCAGAACGTGCATTTTCAATGTGGCCAAATAAAGGTGAGATAGATATGAGGCCAGCACAGAATTCACCATATAAAAAAGTTAATGCAGTTATGCCAATCACTCCATTTGTGCCAAAGGGCGCAGTTGGTGAGTTAAGAGTTTCTTAA
- a CDS encoding DUF3263 domain-containing protein, translating to MSESFAPLNEQAANGLSNLEIEMLDFERTWWRYAGVKESSIKELFNLTPPAYYQLLNNLIDRNEALLAEPILVKRLRRLRDSRTAQRSSTKLGFSL from the coding sequence ATGTCTGAATCTTTCGCACCCCTTAATGAACAAGCAGCCAATGGGCTTAGTAATCTTGAAATTGAGATGCTTGATTTTGAGCGAACCTGGTGGCGATATGCCGGTGTTAAAGAAAGCTCAATTAAAGAGTTATTTAATTTAACTCCGCCTGCTTACTACCAATTATTAAATAATTTAATAGATCGCAATGAGGCATTACTTGCTGAGCCAATATTGGTTAAGCGCCTGCGTCGTTTGCGAGATAGCCGCACCGCTCAGCGATCTAGCACCAAACTCGGCTTCTCCCTCTAA
- a CDS encoding NUDIX hydrolase → MSSTILAAGAVVWRKSEKKKIEVVIIHRPKYDDWTFPKGKTEIGEPLISCAHREVLEETNIESAFGPYLGEVEYSTTDGKKKVSFWSAKAIKEKEFKANAEVDQIKWVEVTKVKSLLTLDTDKKILEKFINIELDTKPFILLRHAKAITRDEWQGEDDDRPLDSYGQNQAKRLLAIYQVFNLEEIHSSDAVRCYDTVNPITKGLNLKLEVTGKLSEDTYKKDKEKAFYYAKELIKSNLSVLLCSHNPILPKMLNKLTKKSEVDADEGKLSPGDGWVIHRIGKEIIQIDRIDAPSF, encoded by the coding sequence ATGAGCTCAACAATCTTAGCTGCCGGTGCGGTTGTCTGGCGCAAGAGTGAAAAGAAAAAAATAGAGGTAGTAATAATTCATCGACCAAAATACGATGATTGGACTTTTCCTAAAGGTAAAACAGAGATTGGTGAGCCATTAATATCTTGCGCTCACCGTGAAGTTTTAGAGGAAACTAATATTGAAAGTGCATTTGGCCCTTACTTAGGTGAGGTTGAATACTCAACTACAGATGGTAAAAAGAAAGTATCTTTCTGGTCAGCAAAAGCAATTAAGGAAAAAGAATTTAAAGCAAATGCGGAAGTTGATCAAATAAAGTGGGTCGAAGTTACAAAAGTTAAGAGTTTGCTAACTCTTGATACGGATAAGAAAATTCTTGAAAAATTTATTAATATAGAACTAGACACTAAACCGTTTATATTACTTAGGCATGCCAAAGCGATAACTAGGGATGAGTGGCAAGGTGAAGATGATGATCGACCTCTTGATTCCTATGGTCAAAATCAAGCTAAAAGATTATTAGCAATTTATCAAGTATTTAATCTTGAAGAAATTCACAGCTCAGATGCTGTTCGTTGCTATGACACTGTTAATCCAATTACTAAAGGATTAAATTTAAAACTTGAGGTCACAGGAAAACTTAGCGAAGATACCTATAAAAAGGATAAAGAGAAAGCATTTTATTACGCCAAAGAGCTAATTAAATCTAATCTAAGTGTTCTACTTTGTAGTCATAATCCAATTTTGCCAAAAATGCTTAATAAGTTAACAAAAAAATCAGAGGTTGACGCTGATGAGGGTAAGTTATCTCCAGGTGATGGCTGGGTAATTCACCGTATTGGTAAGGAAATAATTCAAATTGATCGAATTGATGCACCTAGCTTTTAA
- a CDS encoding NAD(P)/FAD-dependent oxidoreductase, producing the protein MIKPKVVILGGGFGGLTAARAMAKTADVTVVDRHNFQTFLPLLYQVSTAGLAADHVAYPIRGALRKTDVKFRMGSPISIDHKNNEVKLDSSEILKFDHLVIALGSTTADFGIPGVKEFTLGMKSVHEALTIRAEIMRRFEDLCRFEDNTRFTVSVVGGGPTGVEMAGAIAELIRGPLKSDQAHAAAHIDINLIEAGPRLLPTFAPSLSERTKKDLEKLGVKVILNSPVKAVEHRNIVLSNQSNLPSEITIWAAGVKGADAMAQLNLPIAGNRVVVEPSMQVKNYPNVWALGDIAGALGKDGKALPMVAPVAIQQGKFIAKQIKRLTQNKALTSFKYLDKGSMATIGRNKAIVQVKGIKIAGALAWLIWLWLHLFYLLGGRNKIGTMADWTWNYLTFDRGNRHIMDSY; encoded by the coding sequence ATGATTAAACCAAAAGTAGTAATTTTAGGTGGCGGATTTGGTGGCTTAACTGCAGCCCGTGCCATGGCTAAAACTGCTGATGTAACTGTGGTTGATCGACATAACTTTCAAACCTTTTTGCCACTTCTTTATCAAGTTTCAACTGCAGGCTTAGCTGCTGATCATGTGGCCTATCCCATACGAGGGGCGCTTCGTAAAACTGATGTTAAGTTTCGAATGGGTTCGCCAATTTCAATTGATCACAAAAATAACGAGGTAAAACTAGATAGCAGTGAGATATTGAAATTTGATCACTTAGTAATCGCACTCGGTTCAACTACGGCAGATTTTGGAATCCCTGGCGTTAAAGAATTCACACTTGGAATGAAATCTGTTCATGAGGCGCTAACAATTAGAGCTGAGATTATGCGAAGGTTTGAAGATCTTTGTAGATTTGAAGATAACACCAGGTTTACTGTCTCAGTAGTTGGGGGCGGGCCAACTGGGGTTGAGATGGCAGGTGCAATCGCAGAATTAATTAGAGGACCACTTAAATCTGATCAAGCACATGCTGCTGCTCATATTGATATCAACTTAATTGAGGCAGGTCCACGACTACTACCAACATTCGCACCTTCCTTATCTGAGCGAACAAAAAAAGATTTAGAAAAATTAGGGGTTAAAGTAATTCTTAATTCACCGGTAAAAGCCGTCGAACATAGAAATATAGTATTGAGTAATCAAAGCAACTTGCCTTCTGAAATCACAATCTGGGCCGCAGGAGTTAAAGGCGCTGATGCGATGGCCCAGTTAAATCTTCCTATTGCTGGAAATAGAGTTGTAGTTGAGCCAAGTATGCAGGTTAAAAATTATCCAAATGTGTGGGCCTTAGGTGATATTGCTGGTGCGTTAGGTAAAGATGGAAAGGCCCTGCCAATGGTGGCGCCAGTTGCAATTCAGCAAGGAAAATTTATAGCAAAACAAATTAAACGTTTAACCCAAAATAAAGCACTCACCTCTTTTAAGTATTTAGATAAAGGCTCAATGGCAACGATTGGTCGAAATAAAGCAATTGTGCAGGTTAAAGGAATCAAGATTGCCGGAGCCCTTGCTTGGCTAATTTGGCTATGGTTACATTTGTTTTATCTATTAGGTGGGCGAAATAAAATTGGCACAATGGCAGATTGGACCTGGAATTACCTAACCTTTGATCGAGGCAATCGCCACATTATGGATTCTTATTAA
- a CDS encoding SDR family oxidoreductase translates to MSDVRKILVTGASGYVGGRLVTSLLEDNAQVRVFVRDANKAQSHSWASKVEIAVGNASDYQSTVKALTGIHTAFYLLHSINSGTNFDKIEAEMARGFAKAAQEANVKQIIYLGGINNDAKTSKHLKSRANTGKELATTDVAVLELRAGIIIGSGSASFEMLRHLTHRLPIMTTPKWVMNRTHPIAIRDVLWYLKNTAKLEKPVSAVFDIGGPEVLTYADMMQKFAKLSGLRKRLIIKIPVLTPNLSSLWIGFVTPVPTSLARPLVGSLISEVVADPEKSISKLIPPPPQGLIDVENAINLALTKVSTNSVDTRWSDATLPTAPWQKAQSDPDWAGEALYKDTRERVTDASIESLWKAIEEIGGDNGWYGSDFLWYLRGLMDRMIGGVGLRRGRRDPIHLRVGDSLDFWRVESIEAEKSLKLYAEMIIPGKAWLEFRVRKMANGKSEIIQEASYSPRGLGGQLYWFAVMPLHIFVFPTMIRNLIRSANRKDYAAANPLPSSNL, encoded by the coding sequence ATGAGTGATGTGCGCAAAATATTAGTGACTGGGGCCTCAGGCTATGTTGGTGGACGGTTAGTTACTTCATTATTAGAAGATAACGCCCAAGTCCGTGTATTTGTACGAGATGCAAATAAGGCACAAAGTCACTCTTGGGCTTCGAAAGTAGAAATTGCGGTTGGAAATGCCTCTGATTATCAATCAACAGTAAAAGCATTAACTGGTATTCATACCGCTTTTTATTTACTACATTCAATTAATTCAGGAACAAATTTCGACAAAATTGAAGCTGAAATGGCGCGTGGCTTTGCAAAGGCCGCACAAGAAGCAAATGTTAAACAAATAATTTATTTAGGTGGAATAAATAATGATGCAAAAACTAGTAAACATCTAAAATCTCGAGCAAATACTGGCAAAGAGCTAGCCACAACAGATGTTGCTGTCCTTGAGCTTCGGGCTGGAATAATTATTGGTTCAGGCTCAGCCTCATTTGAAATGCTTCGTCATTTAACCCATCGCCTGCCAATTATGACCACACCTAAATGGGTAATGAATCGAACCCATCCAATAGCAATTAGAGATGTGCTTTGGTATTTAAAAAATACTGCAAAGTTAGAAAAACCAGTCTCAGCAGTCTTTGATATTGGCGGTCCTGAAGTTTTAACTTATGCAGATATGATGCAAAAATTTGCTAAATTATCTGGACTGAGAAAGCGATTAATAATAAAAATTCCGGTGCTGACTCCAAATCTTTCAAGTCTTTGGATTGGCTTTGTTACACCAGTACCAACATCACTAGCTAGGCCATTAGTGGGCTCATTAATTAGTGAGGTAGTAGCAGATCCTGAAAAATCAATTAGTAAATTAATTCCGCCTCCTCCCCAAGGCTTAATTGATGTTGAGAATGCAATTAATCTTGCTTTAACTAAGGTTTCAACTAATTCAGTTGATACCCGCTGGTCTGATGCCACACTGCCAACTGCGCCTTGGCAAAAAGCCCAGAGTGATCCTGATTGGGCTGGAGAAGCTTTATATAAAGACACCAGAGAAAGAGTTACCGACGCATCAATTGAAAGTTTATGGAAAGCAATTGAGGAAATTGGTGGAGATAATGGTTGGTATGGCTCTGATTTTCTTTGGTATTTACGTGGCCTAATGGATCGCATGATTGGTGGCGTTGGATTAAGAAGAGGGCGACGAGATCCAATTCATTTAAGAGTAGGTGATTCATTAGATTTTTGGCGAGTTGAGTCAATAGAGGCTGAAAAATCTTTAAAACTCTATGCCGAAATGATTATTCCAGGCAAAGCATGGCTTGAGTTTAGAGTTCGAAAAATGGCAAACGGTAAGAGTGAAATTATCCAGGAAGCAAGTTACTCACCGCGCGGCCTAGGTGGGCAGCTTTATTGGTTTGCAGTAATGCCACTTCATATCTTTGTCTTTCCAACCATGATACGAAACTTAATTAGAAGCGCTAATCGAAAAGATTATGCAGCAGCGAATCCTTTACCTTCATCTAATCTTTAG
- a CDS encoding alpha/beta fold hydrolase, with protein MAKPVFAKFIEVDGHQLWSLKWKKNGEPVILLHGGLSHSAKWEKEILPAVAKTHEPYAYDRSAHGYTKVRSGYMHFDFQVKELVNFIKTVVKKPVHIIGYSDGGNIGLLAAIKYPKLIKSLVGIGMNYTYDADLSFDLSKVEASDEEIANFVKMTKQDPKLLLEIKAKAFKVWATEPKLKLSQLKKIKCPVLVLAGDDEPFTSKMTFEMYEVIPNGRLAVIPGTSHGVVHEKTKLMQEVIKDFYKTLDFPITKMPNRRAKRQAKILRNS; from the coding sequence ATGGCAAAGCCGGTATTTGCTAAGTTTATTGAAGTAGATGGACATCAACTCTGGTCACTTAAGTGGAAAAAAAATGGTGAGCCAGTCATTTTACTTCACGGCGGACTAAGCCACAGCGCTAAGTGGGAAAAGGAAATACTTCCAGCTGTTGCCAAAACTCATGAACCATACGCATATGATCGAAGCGCACATGGTTATACCAAAGTTAGATCAGGCTATATGCACTTTGATTTTCAAGTTAAAGAACTTGTTAACTTTATTAAAACTGTTGTTAAAAAACCGGTTCATATTATTGGTTATAGTGATGGTGGCAATATTGGTTTACTAGCTGCAATAAAGTATCCTAAGTTAATTAAATCTTTGGTAGGTATTGGAATGAACTACACCTATGATGCTGATTTATCCTTCGATTTAAGTAAAGTTGAAGCAAGCGATGAAGAGATCGCTAATTTTGTAAAGATGACAAAGCAAGATCCCAAGTTATTACTTGAGATTAAAGCCAAAGCATTTAAAGTCTGGGCAACTGAACCAAAACTTAAACTATCTCAATTAAAAAAGATTAAATGCCCAGTTTTAGTTTTAGCTGGCGATGATGAGCCATTTACTAGCAAAATGACCTTTGAGATGTATGAAGTGATTCCTAATGGCAGACTTGCAGTTATTCCAGGCACCTCTCATGGTGTTGTGCATGAGAAAACTAAATTAATGCAGGAAGTAATCAAAGATTTTTATAAAACATTAGATTTTCCAATTACTAAGATGCCAAACAGGCGAGCAAAAAGACAAGCAAAGATCTTAAGAAACTCTTAA
- the groL gene encoding chaperonin GroEL (60 kDa chaperone family; promotes refolding of misfolded polypeptides especially under stressful conditions; forms two stacked rings of heptamers to form a barrel-shaped 14mer; ends can be capped by GroES; misfolded proteins enter the barrel where they are refolded when GroES binds), which produces MAKMIAFNEEARRGLERGMNVLADAVKVTLGPRGRNVVLEKKWGAPTITNDGVSIAKEIELDDPWEKIGADLVKEVAKKTDDVAGDGTTTATVLAQAMVREGLRNVAAGSNPMSLKRGIEKAVEAISDELLKMAKPVETKEQIAATASISAADTTIGEMIAEAMDKVGKEGVITVEESNTFGLELELTEGMRFDKGYISAYFVTDTDRMETVMEDAYILIANSKITNIKDLVPVLEKVMQTGKPLVIIAEDVEGEALSTLVVNKIRGTFKSVAVKAPGFGDRRKAMLQDIAILTGATVISEEVGLKLDQTTLELLGTARKIVIAKEETTIVEGGGDAEQIKGRVNQIRSEIEKSDSDYDREKLQERLAKLAGGVAVIKAGAATEVELKERKHRIEDAVRNAKAAVEEGIVAGGGVALLQASKVAFGKLKLTGDEATGAKIVEYAVESPLKQIAINAGLEGGVIVEKVRGLETGFGLNAATGEYVDMIKTGIIDPAKVTRSALQNAASIAALFLTTEAVIADKPEPKSAAPMPGGDGGGMDF; this is translated from the coding sequence ATGGCAAAAATGATTGCCTTCAATGAAGAGGCTCGTCGCGGATTAGAGCGCGGCATGAATGTATTAGCTGATGCGGTCAAGGTAACCCTTGGGCCCCGCGGTCGAAATGTTGTTCTTGAGAAAAAATGGGGAGCGCCAACAATTACTAATGACGGTGTCTCAATTGCTAAAGAGATTGAATTAGATGATCCATGGGAAAAAATCGGTGCAGATTTAGTTAAAGAGGTAGCAAAGAAGACTGATGATGTAGCAGGAGATGGCACAACTACCGCAACAGTTCTTGCTCAAGCAATGGTGCGTGAGGGATTACGCAACGTAGCAGCTGGTTCAAATCCAATGTCACTAAAGCGCGGTATTGAAAAAGCAGTTGAAGCAATATCTGATGAACTATTAAAGATGGCAAAGCCAGTTGAGACTAAAGAGCAGATTGCCGCAACTGCATCTATTTCAGCAGCTGATACAACAATTGGTGAAATGATCGCAGAGGCAATGGATAAGGTTGGTAAAGAAGGCGTAATTACTGTTGAAGAAAGTAATACCTTCGGCCTTGAACTTGAGCTAACAGAGGGTATGCGTTTTGATAAAGGATATATCTCAGCATATTTTGTAACTGACACTGATCGTATGGAAACAGTTATGGAAGATGCTTATATTCTGATTGCAAACTCAAAGATTACAAATATTAAAGATCTAGTTCCAGTACTTGAGAAGGTAATGCAAACTGGTAAGCCGCTAGTAATTATTGCTGAAGATGTTGAAGGTGAAGCACTTTCTACATTAGTAGTAAATAAGATCCGTGGCACATTTAAATCAGTTGCAGTTAAAGCTCCAGGTTTTGGTGATCGTCGCAAGGCAATGCTGCAAGATATTGCAATTTTAACTGGCGCTACTGTGATCTCAGAAGAGGTTGGCCTGAAATTAGATCAAACCACACTTGAACTTCTTGGAACTGCTCGAAAGATTGTAATTGCTAAAGAGGAGACCACCATTGTTGAAGGTGGCGGAGATGCTGAGCAAATTAAGGGCCGAGTTAATCAAATCAGATCTGAGATTGAAAAAAGTGATTCAGATTATGACCGCGAGAAACTACAAGAGCGTCTTGCAAAGTTAGCTGGCGGTGTTGCAGTTATTAAAGCTGGCGCTGCTACTGAAGTTGAACTAAAAGAGCGCAAGCACAGAATCGAAGATGCAGTGCGTAATGCTAAAGCAGCGGTAGAAGAAGGAATTGTTGCTGGTGGCGGCGTTGCATTACTACAAGCTTCAAAAGTTGCTTTTGGTAAATTAAAACTGACAGGGGATGAAGCAACAGGTGCCAAGATTGTTGAGTACGCAGTTGAGTCACCGCTTAAGCAGATTGCAATTAATGCTGGCCTAGAAGGTGGCGTAATTGTTGAAAAGGTGCGCGGTCTTGAAACCGGATTTGGTTTAAATGCTGCAACTGGTGAATATGTTGACATGATTAAAACTGGAATTATTGATCCAGCAAAGGTAACAAGATCTGCATTGCAAAATGCAGCATCAATTGCCGCACTGTTCTTAACTACTGAGGCAGTAATTGCTGATAAGCCAGAGCCAAAGTCTGCTGCGCCAATGCCTGGTGGCGATGGTGGCGGGATGGATTTCTAA